A stretch of Aedes aegypti strain LVP_AGWG chromosome 2, AaegL5.0 Primary Assembly, whole genome shotgun sequence DNA encodes these proteins:
- the LOC5574877 gene encoding general odorant-binding protein 66: MKLNLALAALIGMVAMVHGQQQINQECFNRPNDKNPMECCRAPNIMPPREELITCMQKFPKPSGPPTPGSPPPGHNCMAECMLEQQGIMSGGALSKDTATSKLVALVGSSSEWQAVARKSIETCYSQVSSLGGQKDSLGCSVMAGSFMECMPSMMFTNCPSSAWTASAECDQLKAHLQKGCPLMTLFKGPHPH; this comes from the exons ATGAAGCTCAACCTGGCACTGGCTGCTTTGATTGGAATGGTTGCCATG GTTCATGGCCAGCAACAAATCAACCAGGAGTGTTTCAACCGACCAAACGATAAGAATCCAATGGAGTGTTGCAGGGCCCCAAATATTATGCCGCCAAGGGAAGAGCTCATCACCTGTATGCAGAAGTTCCCGAAGCCAAGTGGTCCACCAACTCCGGGCAGTCCTCCTCCTGGTCATAAT tGCATGGCAGAGTGCATGCTCGAACAGCAAGGAATTATGAGCGGTGGAGCGCTGAGCAAGGATACGGCCACAAGTAAATTGGTTGCACTGGTCGGTTCATCTTCCGAATGGCAGGCAGTTGCCAGGAAATCCATCGAGACGTGCTACTCGCAAGTGTCCTCGTTGGGCGGACAGAAGGACAGCCTCGGGTGCAGTGTTATGGCCGGTAGCTTCATGGAGTGTATGCCCTCGATGATGTTCACG AATTGCCCTTCCTCGGCTTGGACCGCCAGCGCTGAATGCGATCAGCTGAAGGCACATTTGCAGAAGGGATGCCCACTGATGACCCTGTTCAAGGGACCTCACCCGCATTAA
- the LOC5574882 gene encoding general odorant-binding protein 66 produces MKLNFALLTVIGLFAMACSQQPISQECFTRPNEGNPKDCCKAPNVIPPKDQFAECMQKYPKPSEPPTPGSMPPNHNCLAQCMFEQQGIMADGAVSKDAAISKTVAVMGGSSEWEATTKNVVEACYQKVSALGAQKDSQGCSVMAGSFLDCMPSMMFTNCPSSAWTASTECEQMKAHLQKGCPIFTLWKGPPSH; encoded by the exons ATGAAGCTCAATTTTGCTTTGCTGACCGTTATCGGATTGTTCGCCATG GCCTGCAGTCAACAACCAATCAGTCAGGAGTGTTTCACCCGTCCCAACGAGGGGAATCCAAAGGATTGCTGCAAGGCACCGAACGTCATCCCGCCCAAGGATCAATTCGCCGAATGCATGCAAAAGTACCCGAAACCAAGCGAACCTCCAACTCCTGGAAGTATGCCACCGAATCATAAT TGTTTGGCGCAATGCATGTTTGAGCAGCAGGGCATCATGGCCGACGGAGCAGTGAGCAAGGATGCCGCGATCAGTAAAACGGTGGCCGTTATGGGAGGATCTTCGGAATGGGAAGCGACCACCAAAAATGTCGTTGAAGCATGCTACCAAAAGGTGTCCGCATTGGGAGCGCAGAAGGACAGTCAGGGATGCAGCGTGATGGCCGGTAGCTTCCTGGACTGCATGCCATCGATGATGTTCACG AACTGCCCTTCATCGGCTTGGACAGCCAGTACCGAATGTGAACAGATGAAAGCCCATTTGCAGAAGGGATGTCCCATCTTTACCTTGTGGAAAGGACCACCATCACATTAG